The following proteins are encoded in a genomic region of Oncorhynchus masou masou isolate Uvic2021 chromosome 19, UVic_Omas_1.1, whole genome shotgun sequence:
- the LOC135506074 gene encoding akirin-2-like, with the protein MACGATLKRTMDFDPLINQASPKRRRCAPMSPAAYTSSPQKYLRMEPSPFGEVSSRLTTEQILHNIKQEYKRMQKRRHLENSIQQTEVCCPLESQSHSSILSGSSLPGTISPSRKEQPLFTLRQVGMICERLLKEREEKIKEEYDEILTTKLAEQYDAFVKFTHDQLMRRFGEQPASYVS; encoded by the exons ATGGCTTGTGGGGCTACTTTGAAAAGGACTATGGATTTCGATCCATTGATTAACCAGGCGTCCCCCAAAAGGAGGAGATGCGCCCCAATGTCTCCAGCCGCGTACACCTCATCACCCCAGAAATATCTGCGTATGGAGCCCTCGCCATTTGGAGAAGTGTCGTCCAGACTCACAACCG AGCAAATCCTGCACAATATCAAACAAGAGTACAAACGGATGCAGAAGCGAAGGCACCTGGAGAACAGCATTCAGCAGACAGAGGTCTGTTGTCCCCTGGAGTCACAATCGCATAGCTCCATCCTTAGTGGATCCAGTCTGCCAG GTACTATCTCCCCATCTAGAAAAGAGCAGCCTCTGTTTACCTTGAGACAGGTTGGGATGATATGTGAACGACTGCTTAAAGAACGAGAGGAGAAGATAAAGGAAGAGTATGATGAGATATTGACAACAAAACTAGCAG AGCAATATGATGCTTTCGTTAAGTTCACTCACGATCAGCTAATGCGGCGATTTGGAGAGCAACCTGCTAGCT atgTTTCCTGA
- the LOC135506073 gene encoding CMP-sialic acid transporter-like isoform X4: MANEPVSVVFKVYCLSVMTMVAATYTVVLRYTRTISSTAMYFSTTAVCVTEVIKLFLSLGMLTKEAGSFGRLKASIVEHVFQCPKELLKLSVPSVVYAIQNNMAFIALSNLDAAVYQVTYQLKIPCTALCMVLMLNRSLSRLQWLSVCMLCGGVALVQWKPAEATKVQVEQNPFWGFMAIAIAVFCSGFAGVYFEKVLKSSDTSLWVRNIQMYLSGIVVTFAVVYMTEGTQVIQKGFFYGYTPWVCFAVFLASVGGLYTSVVVKYTDNIMKGFSAAAAIVLSTVASVALFGLQITVNFASGAMLVCISIYLYGLPKQDTTKLPRADNDAKQKLITV; the protein is encoded by the exons ATGGCTAACG AGCCAGTGAGTGTGGTGTTCAAGGTGTACTGTCTGTCAGTGATGACAATGGTGGCAGCAACTTACACTGTGGTATTACGATACACAAGGACCATATCATCAACAGCTATGTACTTCTCTACAACAGCAGTATGCGTCACAGAGGTTATTAAATTGTTCTTGAGCCTTGGGATGTTGACCAA AGAAGCTGGCAGCTTTGGCAGGTTAAAAGCATCCATAGTTGAACATGTGTTTCAGTGTCCAAAAGAGCTGCTGAAACTGAGTGTTCCCTCTGTGGTCTATGCGATTCAGAATAACATGGCCTTCATAGCCCTGAGCAATCTTGATGCAGCTGTGTATCAG GTGACCTATCAGTTGAAGATCCCGTGCACAGCCCTATGCATGGTCCTAATGCTGAACCGCTCTCTCAGCAGGCTGCAGTGGTTGTCTGTCTGCATGCTGTGTGGGGGTGTTGCTTTGGTCCAGTGGAAACCTGCAGAGGCCACTAAAGTCCAG GTTGAGCAGAACCCTTTTTGGGGGTTCATGGCCATTGCTATCGCTGTATTCTGCTCTGGATTTGCAG GTGTGTACTTTGAGAAGGTCCTGAAGAGCTCAGACACATCCCTATGGGTGCGGAACATCCAGATGTACCTGTCTGGCATCGTGGTCACCTTCGCTGTTGTTTACATGACTGAGGGTACTCAGGTTATACAGAAAGGCTTCTTCTACGGTTACACGCCTTGGGTGTGCTTTGCAGTTT TTCTGGCCAGTGTGGGTGGTTTGTACACATCAGTGGTGGTGAAGTACACAGACAATATCATGAAAGGCTTCTCTGCTGCAGCCGCCATCGTTCTCTCTACTGTGGCATCTGTCGCTCTGTTTGGGCTACAGATAA CTGTTAACTTTGCCAGTGGAGCAATGCTAGTGTGTATCTCCATATACCTGTATGGACTCCCAAAACAAGACACCACCAAGCTTCCAAGAGCAGACAATGATGCCAAGCAGAAACTGATCACTGTTTGA
- the LOC135506073 gene encoding CMP-sialic acid transporter-like isoform X3 → MLFTDETSTFLIQAKACNNIIMDEPVSVVFKVYCLSVMTMVAATYTVVLRYTRTISSTAMYFSTTAVCVTEVIKLFLSLGMLTKEAGSFGRLKASIVEHVFQCPKELLKLSVPSVVYAIQNNMAFIALSNLDAAVYQVTYQLKIPCTALCMVLMLNRSLSRLQWLSVCMLCGGVALVQWKPAEATKVQVEQNPFWGFMAIAIAVFCSGFAGVYFEKVLKSSDTSLWVRNIQMYLSGIVVTFAVVYMTEGTQVIQKGFFYGYTPWVCFAVFLASVGGLYTSVVVKYTDNIMKGFSAAAAIVLSTVASVALFGLQITVNFASGAMLVCISIYLYGLPKQDTTKLPRADNDAKQKLITV, encoded by the exons ATGTTGTTCACGGACGAGACATCAACTTTTCTGATCCAGGCAAAAGCATGCAACAACATTATCATGGATG AGCCAGTGAGTGTGGTGTTCAAGGTGTACTGTCTGTCAGTGATGACAATGGTGGCAGCAACTTACACTGTGGTATTACGATACACAAGGACCATATCATCAACAGCTATGTACTTCTCTACAACAGCAGTATGCGTCACAGAGGTTATTAAATTGTTCTTGAGCCTTGGGATGTTGACCAA AGAAGCTGGCAGCTTTGGCAGGTTAAAAGCATCCATAGTTGAACATGTGTTTCAGTGTCCAAAAGAGCTGCTGAAACTGAGTGTTCCCTCTGTGGTCTATGCGATTCAGAATAACATGGCCTTCATAGCCCTGAGCAATCTTGATGCAGCTGTGTATCAG GTGACCTATCAGTTGAAGATCCCGTGCACAGCCCTATGCATGGTCCTAATGCTGAACCGCTCTCTCAGCAGGCTGCAGTGGTTGTCTGTCTGCATGCTGTGTGGGGGTGTTGCTTTGGTCCAGTGGAAACCTGCAGAGGCCACTAAAGTCCAG GTTGAGCAGAACCCTTTTTGGGGGTTCATGGCCATTGCTATCGCTGTATTCTGCTCTGGATTTGCAG GTGTGTACTTTGAGAAGGTCCTGAAGAGCTCAGACACATCCCTATGGGTGCGGAACATCCAGATGTACCTGTCTGGCATCGTGGTCACCTTCGCTGTTGTTTACATGACTGAGGGTACTCAGGTTATACAGAAAGGCTTCTTCTACGGTTACACGCCTTGGGTGTGCTTTGCAGTTT TTCTGGCCAGTGTGGGTGGTTTGTACACATCAGTGGTGGTGAAGTACACAGACAATATCATGAAAGGCTTCTCTGCTGCAGCCGCCATCGTTCTCTCTACTGTGGCATCTGTCGCTCTGTTTGGGCTACAGATAA CTGTTAACTTTGCCAGTGGAGCAATGCTAGTGTGTATCTCCATATACCTGTATGGACTCCCAAAACAAGACACCACCAAGCTTCCAAGAGCAGACAATGATGCCAAGCAGAAACTGATCACTGTTTGA
- the LOC135506073 gene encoding CMP-sialic acid transporter-like isoform X2 has product MPSMCDFWFLASLTYLLSTLHFLLSRLCPLSTEPVSVVFKVYCLSVMTMVAATYTVVLRYTRTISSTAMYFSTTAVCVTEVIKLFLSLGMLTKEAGSFGRLKASIVEHVFQCPKELLKLSVPSVVYAIQNNMAFIALSNLDAAVYQVTYQLKIPCTALCMVLMLNRSLSRLQWLSVCMLCGGVALVQWKPAEATKVQVEQNPFWGFMAIAIAVFCSGFAGVYFEKVLKSSDTSLWVRNIQMYLSGIVVTFAVVYMTEGTQVIQKGFFYGYTPWVCFAVFLASVGGLYTSVVVKYTDNIMKGFSAAAAIVLSTVASVALFGLQITVNFASGAMLVCISIYLYGLPKQDTTKLPRADNDAKQKLITV; this is encoded by the exons ATGCCTAGTATGTGTGATTTCTGGTTCCTTGCCTCACTGACCTACTTGCTGTCAACTTTACACTTTCTGCTGTCAAgactctgtcctctctccacaGAGCCAGTGAGTGTGGTGTTCAAGGTGTACTGTCTGTCAGTGATGACAATGGTGGCAGCAACTTACACTGTGGTATTACGATACACAAGGACCATATCATCAACAGCTATGTACTTCTCTACAACAGCAGTATGCGTCACAGAGGTTATTAAATTGTTCTTGAGCCTTGGGATGTTGACCAA AGAAGCTGGCAGCTTTGGCAGGTTAAAAGCATCCATAGTTGAACATGTGTTTCAGTGTCCAAAAGAGCTGCTGAAACTGAGTGTTCCCTCTGTGGTCTATGCGATTCAGAATAACATGGCCTTCATAGCCCTGAGCAATCTTGATGCAGCTGTGTATCAG GTGACCTATCAGTTGAAGATCCCGTGCACAGCCCTATGCATGGTCCTAATGCTGAACCGCTCTCTCAGCAGGCTGCAGTGGTTGTCTGTCTGCATGCTGTGTGGGGGTGTTGCTTTGGTCCAGTGGAAACCTGCAGAGGCCACTAAAGTCCAG GTTGAGCAGAACCCTTTTTGGGGGTTCATGGCCATTGCTATCGCTGTATTCTGCTCTGGATTTGCAG GTGTGTACTTTGAGAAGGTCCTGAAGAGCTCAGACACATCCCTATGGGTGCGGAACATCCAGATGTACCTGTCTGGCATCGTGGTCACCTTCGCTGTTGTTTACATGACTGAGGGTACTCAGGTTATACAGAAAGGCTTCTTCTACGGTTACACGCCTTGGGTGTGCTTTGCAGTTT TTCTGGCCAGTGTGGGTGGTTTGTACACATCAGTGGTGGTGAAGTACACAGACAATATCATGAAAGGCTTCTCTGCTGCAGCCGCCATCGTTCTCTCTACTGTGGCATCTGTCGCTCTGTTTGGGCTACAGATAA CTGTTAACTTTGCCAGTGGAGCAATGCTAGTGTGTATCTCCATATACCTGTATGGACTCCCAAAACAAGACACCACCAAGCTTCCAAGAGCAGACAATGATGCCAAGCAGAAACTGATCACTGTTTGA
- the LOC135506073 gene encoding CMP-sialic acid transporter-like isoform X5: MTMVAATYTVVLRYTRTISSTAMYFSTTAVCVTEVIKLFLSLGMLTKEAGSFGRLKASIVEHVFQCPKELLKLSVPSVVYAIQNNMAFIALSNLDAAVYQVTYQLKIPCTALCMVLMLNRSLSRLQWLSVCMLCGGVALVQWKPAEATKVQVEQNPFWGFMAIAIAVFCSGFAGVYFEKVLKSSDTSLWVRNIQMYLSGIVVTFAVVYMTEGTQVIQKGFFYGYTPWVCFAVFLASVGGLYTSVVVKYTDNIMKGFSAAAAIVLSTVASVALFGLQITVNFASGAMLVCISIYLYGLPKQDTTKLPRADNDAKQKLITV; the protein is encoded by the exons ATGACAATGGTGGCAGCAACTTACACTGTGGTATTACGATACACAAGGACCATATCATCAACAGCTATGTACTTCTCTACAACAGCAGTATGCGTCACAGAGGTTATTAAATTGTTCTTGAGCCTTGGGATGTTGACCAA AGAAGCTGGCAGCTTTGGCAGGTTAAAAGCATCCATAGTTGAACATGTGTTTCAGTGTCCAAAAGAGCTGCTGAAACTGAGTGTTCCCTCTGTGGTCTATGCGATTCAGAATAACATGGCCTTCATAGCCCTGAGCAATCTTGATGCAGCTGTGTATCAG GTGACCTATCAGTTGAAGATCCCGTGCACAGCCCTATGCATGGTCCTAATGCTGAACCGCTCTCTCAGCAGGCTGCAGTGGTTGTCTGTCTGCATGCTGTGTGGGGGTGTTGCTTTGGTCCAGTGGAAACCTGCAGAGGCCACTAAAGTCCAG GTTGAGCAGAACCCTTTTTGGGGGTTCATGGCCATTGCTATCGCTGTATTCTGCTCTGGATTTGCAG GTGTGTACTTTGAGAAGGTCCTGAAGAGCTCAGACACATCCCTATGGGTGCGGAACATCCAGATGTACCTGTCTGGCATCGTGGTCACCTTCGCTGTTGTTTACATGACTGAGGGTACTCAGGTTATACAGAAAGGCTTCTTCTACGGTTACACGCCTTGGGTGTGCTTTGCAGTTT TTCTGGCCAGTGTGGGTGGTTTGTACACATCAGTGGTGGTGAAGTACACAGACAATATCATGAAAGGCTTCTCTGCTGCAGCCGCCATCGTTCTCTCTACTGTGGCATCTGTCGCTCTGTTTGGGCTACAGATAA CTGTTAACTTTGCCAGTGGAGCAATGCTAGTGTGTATCTCCATATACCTGTATGGACTCCCAAAACAAGACACCACCAAGCTTCCAAGAGCAGACAATGATGCCAAGCAGAAACTGATCACTGTTTGA
- the LOC135506073 gene encoding CMP-sialic acid transporter-like isoform X1, producing MFGNKVSLSKCDLAPAQRMLFTDETSTFLIQAKACNNIIMDEPVSVVFKVYCLSVMTMVAATYTVVLRYTRTISSTAMYFSTTAVCVTEVIKLFLSLGMLTKEAGSFGRLKASIVEHVFQCPKELLKLSVPSVVYAIQNNMAFIALSNLDAAVYQVTYQLKIPCTALCMVLMLNRSLSRLQWLSVCMLCGGVALVQWKPAEATKVQVEQNPFWGFMAIAIAVFCSGFAGVYFEKVLKSSDTSLWVRNIQMYLSGIVVTFAVVYMTEGTQVIQKGFFYGYTPWVCFAVFLASVGGLYTSVVVKYTDNIMKGFSAAAAIVLSTVASVALFGLQITVNFASGAMLVCISIYLYGLPKQDTTKLPRADNDAKQKLITV from the exons ATGTTTGGAAACAAGGTTTCACTTTCGAAATGTGATCTTGCCCCTGCACAGAGAATGTTGTTCACGGACGAGACATCAACTTTTCTGATCCAGGCAAAAGCATGCAACAACATTATCATGGATG AGCCAGTGAGTGTGGTGTTCAAGGTGTACTGTCTGTCAGTGATGACAATGGTGGCAGCAACTTACACTGTGGTATTACGATACACAAGGACCATATCATCAACAGCTATGTACTTCTCTACAACAGCAGTATGCGTCACAGAGGTTATTAAATTGTTCTTGAGCCTTGGGATGTTGACCAA AGAAGCTGGCAGCTTTGGCAGGTTAAAAGCATCCATAGTTGAACATGTGTTTCAGTGTCCAAAAGAGCTGCTGAAACTGAGTGTTCCCTCTGTGGTCTATGCGATTCAGAATAACATGGCCTTCATAGCCCTGAGCAATCTTGATGCAGCTGTGTATCAG GTGACCTATCAGTTGAAGATCCCGTGCACAGCCCTATGCATGGTCCTAATGCTGAACCGCTCTCTCAGCAGGCTGCAGTGGTTGTCTGTCTGCATGCTGTGTGGGGGTGTTGCTTTGGTCCAGTGGAAACCTGCAGAGGCCACTAAAGTCCAG GTTGAGCAGAACCCTTTTTGGGGGTTCATGGCCATTGCTATCGCTGTATTCTGCTCTGGATTTGCAG GTGTGTACTTTGAGAAGGTCCTGAAGAGCTCAGACACATCCCTATGGGTGCGGAACATCCAGATGTACCTGTCTGGCATCGTGGTCACCTTCGCTGTTGTTTACATGACTGAGGGTACTCAGGTTATACAGAAAGGCTTCTTCTACGGTTACACGCCTTGGGTGTGCTTTGCAGTTT TTCTGGCCAGTGTGGGTGGTTTGTACACATCAGTGGTGGTGAAGTACACAGACAATATCATGAAAGGCTTCTCTGCTGCAGCCGCCATCGTTCTCTCTACTGTGGCATCTGTCGCTCTGTTTGGGCTACAGATAA CTGTTAACTTTGCCAGTGGAGCAATGCTAGTGTGTATCTCCATATACCTGTATGGACTCCCAAAACAAGACACCACCAAGCTTCCAAGAGCAGACAATGATGCCAAGCAGAAACTGATCACTGTTTGA